The following are encoded together in the Pseudoalteromonas shioyasakiensis genome:
- a CDS encoding ankyrin repeat domain-containing protein: MHFKLSLISLLLLGCSPNNEEIKNQATKKEDEINLHKIANAINKIFEYQSLTYHVKPVFHQTDCTVISYEYWEKKDIINQQHQIQTEINLNNANFKYHGAWDEDTPFSFLVTCNKSNCLTSTNTPHHPNYDRNWKYNLEELLLPVGSKNTANELQALINAYINMCKSKEIENRELIKLLLSNKDNIDVRLLKAVAYDDIKEAENLLKNGANINYENDSGEGLLHIAYRNYSMTKFLLENGINVNQKNYRGNTVLHRSVTNDSEGLKFSKLYISYSADPNIKNIDNQSAMDFARLHRNAASNYLLGKYNTGNSKLVRKWTTDDVNNYEFSCTNGKSVYIRAESHSMDIINYTNGYGYTSTDINKAVSNACKN; encoded by the coding sequence ATGCATTTTAAGCTATCATTGATAAGCCTGCTTCTTCTAGGCTGCTCTCCAAACAATGAAGAAATTAAAAATCAAGCAACAAAAAAAGAAGACGAGATAAATCTACATAAAATAGCGAATGCAATAAATAAAATCTTTGAGTATCAGTCCCTTACTTATCATGTTAAACCTGTTTTTCATCAAACTGATTGTACTGTTATTAGCTATGAATATTGGGAAAAGAAAGACATAATTAATCAACAACACCAAATTCAAACTGAAATTAATCTAAATAATGCAAATTTTAAATATCATGGTGCTTGGGATGAAGATACGCCCTTTAGTTTTTTAGTAACGTGCAATAAATCAAATTGCTTGACAAGTACAAACACCCCTCATCATCCGAACTATGACAGAAATTGGAAATATAATTTAGAAGAACTTCTACTTCCAGTGGGTAGTAAAAACACTGCTAATGAATTGCAAGCTTTGATCAATGCTTACATAAATATGTGCAAGTCTAAAGAAATCGAAAATCGTGAATTAATTAAGTTACTTTTATCTAATAAAGATAATATTGACGTTAGATTACTTAAAGCGGTTGCATATGATGACATAAAAGAAGCAGAAAATTTACTTAAAAACGGTGCAAATATTAACTACGAGAATGATTCAGGCGAAGGCTTGCTACATATAGCTTATCGCAATTACAGTATGACTAAGTTTTTACTTGAAAATGGAATTAACGTTAATCAGAAAAATTACAGAGGAAATACAGTTTTACATAGATCAGTGACCAATGATTCAGAAGGGCTTAAGTTTTCAAAGTTGTACATATCCTATAGCGCTGATCCAAACATAAAAAATATCGATAATCAAAGTGCAATGGACTTTGCTCGCTTACATAGAAATGCTGCATCTAATTATTTATTAGGCAAATACAATACAGGTAACAGCAAGCTAGTTCGTAAGTGGACTACTGACGATGTCAATAATTATGAATTTAGTTGTACAAATGGAAAGAGTGTATATATCCGAGCAGAAAGCCACAGCATGGACATTATTAATTATACTAATGGGTATGGCTACACATCTACAGATATAAACAAAGCTGTGTCAAACGCATGTAAAAACTAA
- a CDS encoding HNH endonuclease, with protein MKILTLIFLTLTSLSSAAHSGRTNSEGCHNDRKNGGYHCHGSKTKSYTNKSTSVISTSSPPLLTNYNRKDWPHWVDADSDCQDTRAEILIRDSRVPVKFKRNKGCNVSWGEWLDPYTLQVFTKASDLDIDHVVPLAHAHETGAANWTREQKRAFANDFENLLAVEDNSNQAKGAKSPLEWMPGNKAFHCDYLMKWRAVKLKYNLRITIKEAEFLVSKLSNCEAYRAKFL; from the coding sequence ATGAAAATATTAACTTTAATATTTCTAACGCTGACTTCTTTATCGTCTGCAGCTCATAGTGGGCGAACGAATTCAGAAGGCTGCCACAATGATCGCAAAAATGGTGGCTATCACTGTCATGGTTCAAAGACAAAGTCCTACACAAACAAATCTACTTCAGTAATCTCAACATCATCTCCGCCGCTTTTAACAAATTACAACAGAAAAGATTGGCCTCACTGGGTAGATGCAGACTCTGACTGCCAAGATACTCGAGCTGAGATACTGATCCGCGACTCTCGAGTTCCTGTAAAATTCAAAAGAAATAAAGGCTGTAATGTTTCATGGGGTGAATGGTTAGATCCATATACTTTACAGGTTTTTACTAAAGCATCTGATTTAGACATTGATCACGTAGTTCCTCTAGCTCATGCACATGAAACAGGTGCGGCTAATTGGACTCGAGAACAAAAGCGGGCTTTTGCGAATGATTTTGAAAACTTATTAGCGGTAGAAGATAATTCAAATCAAGCTAAAGGTGCTAAGTCACCATTAGAGTGGATGCCGGGAAATAAGGCATTTCATTGTGACTACCTAATGAAATGGAGAGCAGTAAAATTGAAATACAATCTTAGAATAAC